One stretch of Nocardia mangyaensis DNA includes these proteins:
- a CDS encoding biotin-dependent carboxyltransferase family protein — protein sequence MLIFIERVGPLATVQDLGRPGWFDSGVGQAGAADRASLRLANRLVGNPEDHGAIEVLLGGLALRADAHLTVAVTGAPAPATVDGTPVGHASVLELDEGEVLRLGLASTGLRSYVAVRGGIDVAKVLGSRSRDTLSGIGPEPLHAGAQLPIGPPPRTLPTVEFAPQPVPPEVLTVRARPGPRADWFAEPEQLFRGSWVVSVDTDRIGARLDRVDGPPLVRARSRELPAEGVALGSVQVPPSGQPVVFLADHPITGGYPVVAVVLDADVDTVAQARPGQRLRFVPDL from the coding sequence ATGCTGATCTTCATCGAGCGGGTGGGGCCGCTCGCGACGGTGCAGGATCTGGGCCGTCCCGGCTGGTTCGACTCCGGGGTGGGCCAGGCGGGTGCGGCCGATCGCGCGTCGCTGCGGCTGGCGAACCGGCTGGTCGGCAATCCGGAGGACCACGGCGCCATCGAGGTGCTGCTGGGCGGACTCGCCCTGCGCGCCGACGCGCACCTCACGGTCGCGGTGACCGGCGCGCCCGCACCGGCGACGGTCGACGGCACACCCGTCGGGCATGCCAGCGTGCTCGAACTCGACGAGGGCGAGGTACTTCGACTCGGCCTGGCCAGCACCGGATTACGCAGCTACGTCGCGGTGCGCGGCGGCATCGATGTGGCCAAGGTACTCGGTTCGCGCAGCCGCGACACGCTGTCCGGAATCGGTCCCGAACCGCTGCACGCCGGCGCGCAACTGCCCATCGGCCCGCCCCCGCGCACCCTGCCCACGGTGGAGTTCGCGCCGCAGCCGGTGCCGCCGGAGGTGCTCACGGTCCGGGCGCGTCCCGGCCCGCGCGCGGACTGGTTCGCCGAGCCCGAACAGCTGTTTCGCGGGTCGTGGGTGGTCTCGGTCGACACCGACCGGATCGGCGCGCGCCTGGATCGCGTCGACGGTCCGCCGCTGGTTCGCGCTCGCTCGCGCGAGTTACCCGCCGAAGGTGTCGCGCTGGGCTCGGTGCAGGTGCCCCCGAGCGGTCAGCCCGTCGTCTTCCTCGCCGATCACCCGATCACCGGCGGCTATCCGGTGGTCGCTGTCGTGCTCGACGCCGATGTCGACACGGTGGCCCAGGCCCGTCCTGGTCAGCGATTGCGGTTCGTGCCGGATCTGTGA